GCCCTCACTTTTATTTTAAACGAATATCTTATACGTTGAAACGGAAGTGCATGATGTCACCGTCGTGAGCAACGTATTCTTTACCTTCCACGTTCATCTTGCCGGCCTCTTTACAAGCTGCTTCCGAACCGTAGGTAATGAAATCGTCATATTTGATTACTTCTGCACGGATAAATCCTTTTTCGAAGTCGGTGTGGATGACAGCCGCACACTGAGGCGCTTTACTGCCTTTCAGGTAAGTCCATGCACGAACTTCCTGTACACCACAGGTGAAGTAAGTCTCCAGGTTCAGCAGTTTGTAAGCAGCTTTGATAAGACGGGCAACACCTGACTCCTCCAGACCAATCTCATTGAGAAACATCTGACGCTCTTCGTAAGTGTCGAATTCTGCAATTTCCGATTCGGTTTGAGCAGCTACAATTAGGATTTCAGCATTCTCTTCTTTGGTCGCTTCACGCACCATATCCACATATTTGTTGCCGTTTACCGCACTGGCTTCGTCCACGTTACACACGTAAAGAACCGGTTTGGAGGTCAGCAGAAACAATTCACGGGCAATCTTAATATCATCTTTTGAATCAAACGTTACGGTACGGGCAGGTTTTCCCTGTTCCAACGCCTCTTTGTAACGAATCAACACTTCGTATTGCTGTTTAGCCGTCTTATCGCCACCGGTTTGAGCCTGTTTTTGTACACGTTGCAGACGGCCATCTACCGTTTCCAGGTCTTTCAGCTGAAGCTCATAATCGATGATTTCCTTGTCACGGATAGGATTTACGCTACCGTCCACGTGAGTCACGTTATCATCGTCAAAACAACGCAATACGTGAATAATGGCATCGGTTTCGCGAATGTTAGCGAGGAATTTAT
Above is a genomic segment from Parabacteroides sp. FAFU027 containing:
- the ychF gene encoding redox-regulated ATPase YchF, with the protein product MALQCGIVGLPNVGKSTLFNCLSNAKAQSANFPFCTIEPNVGVITVPDERLNKLAELVKPNRIVPTTVEIVDIAGLVKGASKGEGLGNKFLANIRETDAIIHVLRCFDDDNVTHVDGSVNPIRDKEIIDYELQLKDLETVDGRLQRVQKQAQTGGDKTAKQQYEVLIRYKEALEQGKPARTVTFDSKDDIKIARELFLLTSKPVLYVCNVDEASAVNGNKYVDMVREATKEENAEILIVAAQTESEIAEFDTYEERQMFLNEIGLEESGVARLIKAAYKLLNLETYFTCGVQEVRAWTYLKGSKAPQCAAVIHTDFEKGFIRAEVIKYDDFITYGSEAACKEAGKMNVEGKEYVAHDGDIMHFRFNV